Proteins encoded in a region of the Lepidochelys kempii isolate rLepKem1 chromosome 24, rLepKem1.hap2, whole genome shotgun sequence genome:
- the POGZ gene encoding pogo transposable element with ZNF domain isoform X9 — protein sequence MADTDLFMECEEEELEPWQKISDVIEDSVVEDYNSVDKTATAANPLVQQGGQPLILTQNPTSGLGTMVTQPVLRPVQVMQNANHVTNSPVSSQPIFITTQGFPVRNVRPVQNTMNQVGIVLNVQQGQTVRPITLVPAPGTQFVKPTVGVPQVFSQMAQVRPGTTMPVRPTTNTFTTVIPATLTIRSTVPQSQSQQQSKSTPSTSTTPTSTQPTTLGQLTVQQPGQSSQATNPKLVSIASFVTVKRPGVTGENSNEVAKLVNTLNTIPSLGQSPGPLVVSNSSPAHGSQRSSVSESSSSSLKVSSSPVPTFDLQDGGRKVCPRCNAQFRVTEALRGHMCYCCPEMVEFLKKGKSLEPEPNIQPTKPPSPEKTATVASPPSSTPIPALSPPAKAPEQSENAGDSSQSKLIMLVDDFYYGRDGGKVTQLLNFPKVPTSFRCPHCTKRLKNNIRFMNHMKHHVELDQQNGEVDVHTICQHCYRQFSTPFQLQCHLENVHSPYESTTKCKICEWAFESEPMFLQHMKDTHKPGEMPYVCQVCQYRSSLYSEVDSHFRMIHEDTRHLLCPYCLKVFKNGNAFQQHFMRHQVTQKKSVYHCNKCRLQFLFAKDKIEHKLQHHKTFRKPKQLEGLKPGTKVTIRASRGQPRTVPVSSSDAPQGTLQEATPLTTSTDPQPIFLYPPVQRNIQKRAVKKMSVLGRQTCLECSFEIPDFPNHFPTYVHCSLCRYSTCCSRAYANHMINNHVPRKSPKYLALFKNYTACGVKLACASCLFATSEGDAMAKHLVFNPSHEFSNIIFRGPTWISHSRHSQPHDGSMKNIYSTYPPSKAATVKTKPLLAEKDEMEPEAVLEAYKRPAVSQEEECLNIDDQEEQPAKEPEPVSKKEQLSVKKLRVVLFALCCNTEQAAEHFRNPQRRIRRWLRRFQAFQEDNLASLSEGKYLSLEAEEKLAEWVLTQREQQLPVNEETLFQKATKIGRSLEGGFKISYEWAVRFMLRHNLSMHTRRAVAHPLPKDVDENASCFIEFVQRQIHTQDLPLSMIAAIDEISLFLDVEVLSSDDRKENALQTVGTGEPWCDIVLAILADGSILPTLVFYRGHVEQPANVPESIILEAKENGYSDDEIMELWSSRVWQKHTECQNSKGMLVLDCHRTHLSEEVLSLLNASSTLPAVVPAGCSSKIQPLDVCIKRTVKNFLHKKWKEQAKEMADSTCDSDILLQLVLCWLAEVLEVIGDCPELVQQSFLVASVLPGPDGTANSPTRNADMQEELIASLEEQLKLSDELQDEEVGFQDRTRAEESTDPEILHQLFEGESETESFYGFEDADLDLMEI from the exons GGATTTCCAGTAAGGAATGTCCGGCCTGTACAAAACACAATGAATCAGGTTGGAATTGTTCTGAACGTACAGCAAGGCCAAACAGTTAGACCCATTACCCTAGTCCCAG CCCCAGGTACCCAGTTTGTTAAACCAACCGTTGGAGTTCCTCAGGTTTTCTCTCAAATGGCCCAGGTGAGACCAGGTACAACCATGCCGGTGCGACCCACTACCAACACTTTCACTACGGTCATTCCGGCCACGCTTACCATCAGGAGCACTGTaccacagtcccagtcacaaCAGCAAAGTAAgtccactcccagcacctccacAACTCCTACTTCAACGCAGCCAACAACACTTGGACAGTTAACTGTGCAGCAGCCAGGGCAATCCAGTCAAGCTACTAACCCTAAATTAG TGAGTATTGCAAGCTTTGTGACTGTGAAGAGACCTGGAGTAACTGGAGAGAACAGCAATGAGGTTGCTAAGCTGGTGAACACACTGAATACCATTCCTTCATTAGGCCAGAGCCCTGGTCCACTTGTGGTTTCTAATAGCAGCCCTGCACATGGTTCCCAGCGATCCAGTGTTTCAGAGTCGTCGTCGTCATCGCTGAAAG TCAGCTCTTCTCCTGTCCCCACATTTGATTTACAAGATGGTGGCCGGAAAGTCTGCCCAAGATGCAATGCCCAATTTCGAGTGACTGAGGCTTTAAGAGGACATATGTGT tACTGCTGCCCTGAAATGGTTGAATTCCTCAAGAAAGGAAAATCTCTGGAACCTGAACCAAATATTCAGCCTACAAAGCCTCCATCTCCAGAAAAAACTGCAACTgttgcttcaccaccctcctccacACCTATCCCTGCATTGTCTCCACCCGCTAAAGCTCCAGAGCAAAGTGAAAATGCAGGTGATTCATCCCAGAGCAAACTCATCATGTTGGTAGATGATTTCTACTATGGCAGGGATGGCGGCAAAGTGACTCAGCTTTTGAACTTCCCCAAGGTTCCAACATCCTTCCGGTGTCCACACTGCACCAAGAGGCTAAAGAACAACATACG GTTTATGAATCATATGAAACACCATGTTGAACTAGATCAGCAGAATGGGGAGGTAGATGTCCATACTATCTGCCAGCACTGTTACAGGCAGTTCTCCACCCCCTTCCAGCTGCAGTGCCACCTAGAGAATGTTCACAGTCCCTATGAATCAACCA CGAAGTGCAAGATTTGTGAATGGGCATTTGAGAGTGAACCAATGTTCTTGCAGCATATGAAGGATACCCACAAGCCTGGAGAAATGCCCTACGTTTGTCAG GTCTGTCAGTATCGTTCGTCGCTTTACTCTGAAGTGGATAGCCATTTCCGAATGATCCATGAGGACACACGGCACCTGCTCTGTCCTTATTGCCTGAAAGTCTTTAAGAATGGCAATGCCTTCCAGCAGCATTTCATGAGGCACCAGGTAACCCAA aAGAAGAGTGTTTATCACTGTAACAAGTGTCGGCTGCAATTCCTATTCGCCAAGGATAAAATTGAACACAAGCTGCAGCACCACAAAACTTTCCGAAAGCCGAAGCAGCTAGAAGGACTGAAACCTGGAACCAAG GTTACAATTAGAGCATCTAGAGGACAGCCGCGGACAGTGCCAGTATCTTCGTCTGATGCGCCACAGGGCACCTTGCAGGAAGCCACTCCACTGACGACTTCTACGGACCCCCAGCCCATCTTCCTGTACCCACCTGTCCAGAGGAACATCCAGAAGAGAGCAGTCAAGAAAAT GAGTGTTCTGGGGAGGCAGACGTGCTTGGAGTGCAGCTTCGAAATCCCAGATTTCCCAAACCACTTTCCTACCTACGTCCACTGTTCGCTGTGTCGTTATAGCACTTGCTGCTCCAGAGCTTATGCCAACCATATGATCAA CAACCACGTTCCTCGGAAGAGTCCAAAATACTTGGCTTTGTTTAAAAACTATACTGCCTG TGGGGTAAAGTTGGCCTGTGCCTCCTGTCTTTTTGCAACATCTGAAGGTGATGCAATGGCCAAGCATCTGGTCTTCAACCCATCACATGAGTTCAGTAACATCATTTTCCGAG gGCCCACTTGGATTTCACATTCAAG GCACAGCCAGCCCCATGACGGAAGCATGAAGAATATATACTCCACCTATCCCCCAAGTAAAGCTGCTACTGtgaaaacaaagcctttgttAGCTGAGAAGGATGAGATGGAGCCTGAAGCGGTGCTAGAGGCATATAAGAGACCTGCGGTTAGTCAGGAGGAAGAGTGCTTAAATATTGATGATCAAGAAGAACAGCCAGCAAAAGAGCCCGAACCTGTAAGCAAAAAGGAACAACTGTCCGTGAAAAAGCTTCGTGTCGTACTGTTTGCCTTGTGCTGCAACACTGAACAGGCAGCAGAGCACTTCAGGAATCCTCAGAGGCGTATCAGGCGCTGGCTGCGAAGGTTTCAAGCTTTCCAAGAAGACAACTTAGCATCTTTGTCAGAGGGCAAGTACCTCAGCTTAGAGGCTGAAGAGAAGCTAGCAGAGTGGGTCCTCACACaaagagagcagcagctgcctgtgAACGAGGAGACTCTCTTTCAGAAGGCAACCAAGATTGGCCGGTCCCTTGAGGGAGGCTTCAAGATCTCCTACGAATGGGCGGTGAGGTTCATGCTCAGGCACAACCTCAGCATGCACACCCGCAGAGCAGTGGCTCACCCTCTCCCCAAAGACGTAGACGAAAATGCCAGCTGCTTCATTGAGTTTGTGCAACGGCAGATCCACACCCAGGACCTGCCACTCTCCATGATCGCAGCCATTGATGAGATCTCTCTTTTCCTTGATGTGGAGGTACTGAGCAGCGACGACAGGAAAGAGAATGCATTGCAGACAGTGGGGACCGGGGAGCCCTGGTGCGACATTGTCCTCGCTATCTTAGCTGATGGCAGCATTTTGCCAACTCTGGTGTTCTACAGGGGTCATGTAGAGCAGCCTGCCAACGTGCCGGAGTCTATTATATTGGAAGCAAAGGAGAATGGGTACAGCGATGACGAAATCATGGAGCTGTGGTCTTCTAGAGTGTGGCAGAAGCACACAGAGTGCCAGAACAGCAAGGGCATGCTGGTGCTGGATTGCCACCGAACACATCTGTCTGAAGAGGTACTTTCCTTACTGAATGCATCCAGCACTCTGCCAGCCGTAGTCcctgctggctgcagctccaAAATCCAACCCCTAGATGTGTGCATAAAAAGGACTGTGAAAAACTTCTTGCATAAAAAGTGGAAAGAGCAAGCCAAGGAAATGGCGGACTCCACATGCGACTCGGACATTCTTCTCCAGCTGGTTTTATGCTGGCTGGCGGAGGTTCTGGAGGTCATTGGCGACTGTCCTGAACTCGTGCAGCAGTCCTTCCTGGTGGCTAGCGTGCTGCCGGGCCCCGATGGCACGGCCAACTCTCCCACACGCAATGCCGACATGCAGGAGGAGCTGATTGCCTCTCTGGAGGAGCAACTGAAGCTGAGCGATGAGCTGCAGGACGAAGAAGTTGGATTCCAGGATAGGACCCGTGCCGAAGAATCTACAGACCCAGAAATCCTCCACCAGCTCTTTGAAGGGGAAAGCGAGACTGAATCCTTCTATGGCTTTGAAGATGCTGATTTGGATCTGATGGAAATCTGA
- the POGZ gene encoding pogo transposable element with ZNF domain isoform X10 produces the protein MADTDLFMECEEEELEPWQKISDVIEDSVVEDYNSVDKTATAANPLVQQGGQPLILTQNPTSGLGTMVTQPVLRPVQVMQNANHVTNSPVSSQPIFITTQGFPVRNVRPVQNTMNQVGIVLNVQQGQTVRPITLVPAPGTQFVKPTVGVPQVFSQMAQVRPGTTMPVRPTTNTFTTVIPATLTIRSTVPQSQSQQQSKSTPSTSTTPTSTQPTTLGQLTVQQPGQSSQATNPKLVSIASFVTVKRPGVTGENSNEVAKLVNTLNTIPSLGQSPGPLVVSNSSPAHGSQRSSVSESSSSSLKVSSSPVPTFDLQDGGRKVCPRCNAQFRVTEALRGHMCYCCPEMVEFLKKGKSLEPEPNIQPTKPPSPEKTATVASPPSSTPIPALSPPAKAPEQSENAGDSSQSKLIMLVDDFYYGRDGGKVTQLLNFPKVPTSFRCPHCTKRLKNNIRFMNHMKHHVELDQQNGEVDVHTICQHCYRQFSTPFQLQCHLENVHSPYESTTKCKICEWAFESEPMFLQHMKDTHKPGEMPYVCQVCQYRSSLYSEVDSHFRMIHEDTRHLLCPYCLKVFKNGNAFQQHFMRHQKKSVYHCNKCRLQFLFAKDKIEHKLQHHKTFRKPKQLEGLKPGTKVTIRASRGQPRTVPVSSSDAPQGTLQEATPLTTSTDPQPIFLYPPVQRNIQKRAVKKMSVLGRQTCLECSFEIPDFPNHFPTYVHCSLCRYSTCCSRAYANHMINNHVPRKSPKYLALFKNYTACGVKLACASCLFATSEGDAMAKHLVFNPSHEFSNIIFRGPTWISHSRHSQPHDGSMKNIYSTYPPSKAATVKTKPLLAEKDEMEPEAVLEAYKRPAVSQEEECLNIDDQEEQPAKEPEPVSKKEQLSVKKLRVVLFALCCNTEQAAEHFRNPQRRIRRWLRRFQAFQEDNLASLSEGKYLSLEAEEKLAEWVLTQREQQLPVNEETLFQKATKIGRSLEGGFKISYEWAVRFMLRHNLSMHTRRAVAHPLPKDVDENASCFIEFVQRQIHTQDLPLSMIAAIDEISLFLDVEVLSSDDRKENALQTVGTGEPWCDIVLAILADGSILPTLVFYRGHVEQPANVPESIILEAKENGYSDDEIMELWSSRVWQKHTECQNSKGMLVLDCHRTHLSEEVLSLLNASSTLPAVVPAGCSSKIQPLDVCIKRTVKNFLHKKWKEQAKEMADSTCDSDILLQLVLCWLAEVLEVIGDCPELVQQSFLVASVLPGPDGTANSPTRNADMQEELIASLEEQLKLSDELQDEEVGFQDRTRAEESTDPEILHQLFEGESETESFYGFEDADLDLMEI, from the exons GGATTTCCAGTAAGGAATGTCCGGCCTGTACAAAACACAATGAATCAGGTTGGAATTGTTCTGAACGTACAGCAAGGCCAAACAGTTAGACCCATTACCCTAGTCCCAG CCCCAGGTACCCAGTTTGTTAAACCAACCGTTGGAGTTCCTCAGGTTTTCTCTCAAATGGCCCAGGTGAGACCAGGTACAACCATGCCGGTGCGACCCACTACCAACACTTTCACTACGGTCATTCCGGCCACGCTTACCATCAGGAGCACTGTaccacagtcccagtcacaaCAGCAAAGTAAgtccactcccagcacctccacAACTCCTACTTCAACGCAGCCAACAACACTTGGACAGTTAACTGTGCAGCAGCCAGGGCAATCCAGTCAAGCTACTAACCCTAAATTAG TGAGTATTGCAAGCTTTGTGACTGTGAAGAGACCTGGAGTAACTGGAGAGAACAGCAATGAGGTTGCTAAGCTGGTGAACACACTGAATACCATTCCTTCATTAGGCCAGAGCCCTGGTCCACTTGTGGTTTCTAATAGCAGCCCTGCACATGGTTCCCAGCGATCCAGTGTTTCAGAGTCGTCGTCGTCATCGCTGAAAG TCAGCTCTTCTCCTGTCCCCACATTTGATTTACAAGATGGTGGCCGGAAAGTCTGCCCAAGATGCAATGCCCAATTTCGAGTGACTGAGGCTTTAAGAGGACATATGTGT tACTGCTGCCCTGAAATGGTTGAATTCCTCAAGAAAGGAAAATCTCTGGAACCTGAACCAAATATTCAGCCTACAAAGCCTCCATCTCCAGAAAAAACTGCAACTgttgcttcaccaccctcctccacACCTATCCCTGCATTGTCTCCACCCGCTAAAGCTCCAGAGCAAAGTGAAAATGCAGGTGATTCATCCCAGAGCAAACTCATCATGTTGGTAGATGATTTCTACTATGGCAGGGATGGCGGCAAAGTGACTCAGCTTTTGAACTTCCCCAAGGTTCCAACATCCTTCCGGTGTCCACACTGCACCAAGAGGCTAAAGAACAACATACG GTTTATGAATCATATGAAACACCATGTTGAACTAGATCAGCAGAATGGGGAGGTAGATGTCCATACTATCTGCCAGCACTGTTACAGGCAGTTCTCCACCCCCTTCCAGCTGCAGTGCCACCTAGAGAATGTTCACAGTCCCTATGAATCAACCA CGAAGTGCAAGATTTGTGAATGGGCATTTGAGAGTGAACCAATGTTCTTGCAGCATATGAAGGATACCCACAAGCCTGGAGAAATGCCCTACGTTTGTCAG GTCTGTCAGTATCGTTCGTCGCTTTACTCTGAAGTGGATAGCCATTTCCGAATGATCCATGAGGACACACGGCACCTGCTCTGTCCTTATTGCCTGAAAGTCTTTAAGAATGGCAATGCCTTCCAGCAGCATTTCATGAGGCACCAG aAGAAGAGTGTTTATCACTGTAACAAGTGTCGGCTGCAATTCCTATTCGCCAAGGATAAAATTGAACACAAGCTGCAGCACCACAAAACTTTCCGAAAGCCGAAGCAGCTAGAAGGACTGAAACCTGGAACCAAG GTTACAATTAGAGCATCTAGAGGACAGCCGCGGACAGTGCCAGTATCTTCGTCTGATGCGCCACAGGGCACCTTGCAGGAAGCCACTCCACTGACGACTTCTACGGACCCCCAGCCCATCTTCCTGTACCCACCTGTCCAGAGGAACATCCAGAAGAGAGCAGTCAAGAAAAT GAGTGTTCTGGGGAGGCAGACGTGCTTGGAGTGCAGCTTCGAAATCCCAGATTTCCCAAACCACTTTCCTACCTACGTCCACTGTTCGCTGTGTCGTTATAGCACTTGCTGCTCCAGAGCTTATGCCAACCATATGATCAA CAACCACGTTCCTCGGAAGAGTCCAAAATACTTGGCTTTGTTTAAAAACTATACTGCCTG TGGGGTAAAGTTGGCCTGTGCCTCCTGTCTTTTTGCAACATCTGAAGGTGATGCAATGGCCAAGCATCTGGTCTTCAACCCATCACATGAGTTCAGTAACATCATTTTCCGAG gGCCCACTTGGATTTCACATTCAAG GCACAGCCAGCCCCATGACGGAAGCATGAAGAATATATACTCCACCTATCCCCCAAGTAAAGCTGCTACTGtgaaaacaaagcctttgttAGCTGAGAAGGATGAGATGGAGCCTGAAGCGGTGCTAGAGGCATATAAGAGACCTGCGGTTAGTCAGGAGGAAGAGTGCTTAAATATTGATGATCAAGAAGAACAGCCAGCAAAAGAGCCCGAACCTGTAAGCAAAAAGGAACAACTGTCCGTGAAAAAGCTTCGTGTCGTACTGTTTGCCTTGTGCTGCAACACTGAACAGGCAGCAGAGCACTTCAGGAATCCTCAGAGGCGTATCAGGCGCTGGCTGCGAAGGTTTCAAGCTTTCCAAGAAGACAACTTAGCATCTTTGTCAGAGGGCAAGTACCTCAGCTTAGAGGCTGAAGAGAAGCTAGCAGAGTGGGTCCTCACACaaagagagcagcagctgcctgtgAACGAGGAGACTCTCTTTCAGAAGGCAACCAAGATTGGCCGGTCCCTTGAGGGAGGCTTCAAGATCTCCTACGAATGGGCGGTGAGGTTCATGCTCAGGCACAACCTCAGCATGCACACCCGCAGAGCAGTGGCTCACCCTCTCCCCAAAGACGTAGACGAAAATGCCAGCTGCTTCATTGAGTTTGTGCAACGGCAGATCCACACCCAGGACCTGCCACTCTCCATGATCGCAGCCATTGATGAGATCTCTCTTTTCCTTGATGTGGAGGTACTGAGCAGCGACGACAGGAAAGAGAATGCATTGCAGACAGTGGGGACCGGGGAGCCCTGGTGCGACATTGTCCTCGCTATCTTAGCTGATGGCAGCATTTTGCCAACTCTGGTGTTCTACAGGGGTCATGTAGAGCAGCCTGCCAACGTGCCGGAGTCTATTATATTGGAAGCAAAGGAGAATGGGTACAGCGATGACGAAATCATGGAGCTGTGGTCTTCTAGAGTGTGGCAGAAGCACACAGAGTGCCAGAACAGCAAGGGCATGCTGGTGCTGGATTGCCACCGAACACATCTGTCTGAAGAGGTACTTTCCTTACTGAATGCATCCAGCACTCTGCCAGCCGTAGTCcctgctggctgcagctccaAAATCCAACCCCTAGATGTGTGCATAAAAAGGACTGTGAAAAACTTCTTGCATAAAAAGTGGAAAGAGCAAGCCAAGGAAATGGCGGACTCCACATGCGACTCGGACATTCTTCTCCAGCTGGTTTTATGCTGGCTGGCGGAGGTTCTGGAGGTCATTGGCGACTGTCCTGAACTCGTGCAGCAGTCCTTCCTGGTGGCTAGCGTGCTGCCGGGCCCCGATGGCACGGCCAACTCTCCCACACGCAATGCCGACATGCAGGAGGAGCTGATTGCCTCTCTGGAGGAGCAACTGAAGCTGAGCGATGAGCTGCAGGACGAAGAAGTTGGATTCCAGGATAGGACCCGTGCCGAAGAATCTACAGACCCAGAAATCCTCCACCAGCTCTTTGAAGGGGAAAGCGAGACTGAATCCTTCTATGGCTTTGAAGATGCTGATTTGGATCTGATGGAAATCTGA